The nucleotide window ACATTCGAATGAAAACCAAACTGTTATACATTGAAGATGATACGGAAATTGCAACATGGGTCAGAGCCGATCTGGAGGAACGCGGTTATGAGGTGCAATGGCTCGGAAGTGGTGAAGGTGCAGCGGAGGCTGCTGTGGGTTGCTCTCTCATTATTCTGGATGTCATGTTGCCAGGATTGGATGGATTTACGGTGGGTCAGCGACTGAAAAAAGAACTTCCCGCCGTGCCCATTGTCATGCTCTCGGCCAGAACGTCCATTGACGACAAGCTGCATGGTCTCGATTTTGCCGATGACTATGTGACCAAACCATTTCACCCCGATGAATTGGCTGCCCGGATTGAGGTTCAACTGCGTAAGGCGGGAACTGCGGTCTCATCGGATACAGCCCTGAAGCTGGATCATCTCTCCATCTATGAGAAGGACAACCGGATCATCAATGAGGAGACGGGGGATGAGATTATTTTATCGGGAAAACAGTTCCACATCTTCGCCTACCTGCTACGACATATGGGCATGATTCGAACGAAAGAGCAGATCTATGAAGCCGTCTGGAACGAGCCCTATCTGGATGGGGACAAGACTTTGATGGTACATATTCGGCATCTACGCGAAAAGCTGGAGCTTGATCCGGCCAATCCTGTAGTTATTCAGACGGTCCGCGGTGTGGGATATCGGGTGAAGAAGCCATGATTCGGCGGTTCAGGGAACGGAAAATCATGAAGGGAGAACAGAAGGGAGAACGAAGCATGGATCAAAAGCAGTATGGGCGGCGCAGGCTTCGCTTTGGGCGGTCCTTGATGTCCAGGTATATTATCCTGATTCTGGCGGCAGTATTATTCGTGCCCGTCGTTCTTCCGATCATATCCATCATTTATGTTGTGGTGGTGAATAATACGAATCCGAATCAAGCGTCACCATATGGTGACGTTACCCGGATCAGTAACCTCTGGTCACGTGAAGCGGAGAAGCTCGATGGTGCTTCAGATGAAGAGGTTAGCACACGGTTGAAGCAGGTACATCGCAAGTATCCCAAATCTTCGATGTATCGAGTGAATGCTCGTGGTGAGACGGTCTTTATTCTGAGTGGTGAAGATGTATCGCTGGTGAAATCCACGTCAGCAGATGGCGTAACAGACACGATATTAAAGTGGTCATTGAATTCCGGGAGAACGGCAGAGACTCGAATCCCAGCCGAATGGAATGCGAACAATACCCTGCAATTCATGAAAGAAGCTTCCTATCGTGATCCACTGACCGTAGTTGCCTATGTAGGCGGAGATGAACAGGATAGAGGACAGGGCTTCATGGTCATTGAAGTGCCGCGATCGCTTTTGCAAAAGACACAAAATAATTTTCCAATGGAACTCTTGTATCTTGGCATTGTCATGATCATCATCTTCATGATATTCATCATCATGTCCATTCTCTTCTTTGCACGCATTCGCAAGCGACTTATTCGTCTGCAGACGGCGATGATGACCCCAGGCAAGGAAGGCATTCCGCTTCCGGTGGATATCCGCCGGTCAGATGAGATCGGCCAGTTGGAGGAATCTTTCAATCAGATGGTGCATCAACTGTCCGATAGCCGCCATCGTGAACGCGAAGAAGAACAATTGCGCAAACGTCTCATTGCCGGGCTCTCCCACGATCTGCGCACCCCGCTAACGGTGATTCGTGGACATATGCATGCTTTGCACAAGGAAGTGCTGAGCGAGCAAGGTGACCGTTCATTACATCGCATGGAAGCGAAGATGGAGGACCTCGGCGGGCTCATCGACAACATGTTATCCTACAATTTGCTCACGAGCGGGAAATATACGTTGAAGCTGGAAGAGAAAGATATGCTGCGGATCGTCAGGGAAACGGCGGCGGCCTGGTACCCAGTCTGGGAGAAAGAAGAGTTTGATATTGATATCGACCTGCCGGAGGAACCGCTGATCTGGTACGTGGATGAACAGGGCATGCGCCGTATTCTCGATAATCTGTTTCAGAATGTGATCCGTCATGCCGCCAGAGGGAAGTATATTGGTATATCAACCCAGGAGATTCAAGGCGAGACGGCGATTGTTATTCAGGATCGTGGTCCAGGAATGCAACCGAATTCCAACACGAAGGGGACTGGCCTCGGCTTATCCATAGTAGACCTGTTGATCCGTGAAATGGGACTGCGCAAGCGGGTAGACAGTTCCGATACAGGTGTTCGGACATATATCTACAGTGGAAAGGGAAACAGGGAAATACCAAACCGCTGAAATCCCTTTTTTTAAACTAAACTTAAACTGGAGACTACCTTGGCTTTAACCTTGGAAGGTTACGATAGTTCCGAGGTGATCATACAGTGAGTGAAAATATTATTCAAACGGCGAATTTATGGAAAACATACCGGGACCGTGCAGCGGTCCGTGAACTTGATCTGCATATTAAAAAGGGAGATATCTACGGCTTCCTCGGTCCCAATGGCGCCGGCAAAACAACAACGATTCGCATGCTTCTCGGCTTGATTAAACCAACCAAAGGTGTGATCCGGGTCTTCGACAAGGATATCCGCAAAGATCGCATGGATATTCTGCGCCGTGTGGGCTCTCTGGTCGAATATCCGTCCTATTACGGGCATCTGAACGCGGTGGAGAATCTGGAGACCTTACGCCGCATTATCAATGTACCGAAATCGAGAATTGCGGAAGTGTTGTCCATTGTAGATCTGACCAAGGATGCCAAACGTTCAGTAAAAGGATACTCCCTCGGGATGAAGCAGCGTCTCGGTATTGCTAGCGCTTTGCTGGGTGAACCGGAGCTATTGATTCTGGACGAGCCGACGAATGGGCTTGATCCTGCCGGTATTCAGGAGATTCGGGAATTGATCAAACGCATGCCTCTGGAACATGGCATTACTGTTCTGGTGTCCAGCCACTTGCTGAGTGAAGTCGAACAGATGGCAAGTCGCGTCGGTATTATCCGTGAAGGCAAGATGGTGCTTCAGGATACCATTGCGAGTCTGCATAGTCAGACGGGCAGCTCTATCCGGTTAACGGTTTCGGAGCCGGAAGAGGCCATGAAGCTGGCCAGAGAACAGGGGCAATTCGGTCAGCGGCAGGGTTCTGCGTTAACGTTCCCTTATATGGATAACCCTTCGGTGGCACTGCTTGTGCGCCGATTAATTGAGCAGGATCATGATGTGTATCGTGTGGAGGAACAGCGTCAGTCTCTGGAAGATCTGTTCATGCGGGTCATCGGCGAGGGGGCATCCATATGACCGGGCGTGCATTATCATCGGATTGGCTCAAGATTCGCGGGAAAGGCATCTGGTTTCTCGTCTTCCTGGCTCCGATTGGATTGATAGCCATGCAGGCGCTTAATTTCGGGCTACGGCTGGATTATCTGAAAGAACAGTACGCCGATAACCTGTGGGGCGGGCTATTGGGCAATGTGGTTATCTTTGTGCCCTTGTCTCTGATGTTGGGAGCAACCATTCTCAGCTCCATGATCGCCAATGTTGAGCATGAACAGGGATCGTGGAAACAGTTGCTCGCGATGCCGATCCCCAGACCGGCTGTGTATCTGGCTAAGTTCCTGCTTGCCTGTCTGCTGCTGGTGATCTCCTGCCTGCTATTAACCGCTGGAATTGTGAGTCTGGGTCTGATCCTCGGGTTCCATGCTAGTGAGATCCCTTGGACGCAGGCGATCAAGTTGGGGCTGCTACCTTTGGCTGGTGCGCTTCCCGTGTTGTCACTGGAGTTGTGGCTGACGATGGTAAACAAGAATCAGGCGCTTCCGGTAACCCTGGGTATCGTGCTCGCGATAACCGGCATGTTCGCACTTAGTATCTCGCCGAACTTTCCGCTTGCTTGGGCGCAGATGGCTTGGAACGGACCTAATCCATATCTGTATGCAGGCATGGGTGCAGGTCTGGGACTATTGATCCTGTTGCTGGGTATGGTGCATTTTAGCCGGAAGGATGTGGCCTGATATGAGCTTTGCGACAACGTATTTCCGAATTCTGTCCGCTGAACGATTGAAAATGGGTAAATCGCCCATATGGATCCTGATTCTGCTAAGTCCACTCATTGCGCTGCTCATCGGACTGTTGTCCACGCCTTCGGGGAATTGGCAGGTATTGATGACCACGATGGTTTTCCTGCACGGTTTGCTATTGTTACCGATGCTGACTGGCGTGTTTACGTCCTTTGTCTGCCGTTTTGAACATG belongs to Paenibacillus sp. FSL H8-0079 and includes:
- a CDS encoding ABC transporter permease; the encoded protein is MTGRALSSDWLKIRGKGIWFLVFLAPIGLIAMQALNFGLRLDYLKEQYADNLWGGLLGNVVIFVPLSLMLGATILSSMIANVEHEQGSWKQLLAMPIPRPAVYLAKFLLACLLLVISCLLLTAGIVSLGLILGFHASEIPWTQAIKLGLLPLAGALPVLSLELWLTMVNKNQALPVTLGIVLAITGMFALSISPNFPLAWAQMAWNGPNPYLYAGMGAGLGLLILLLGMVHFSRKDVA
- a CDS encoding response regulator transcription factor, yielding MKTKLLYIEDDTEIATWVRADLEERGYEVQWLGSGEGAAEAAVGCSLIILDVMLPGLDGFTVGQRLKKELPAVPIVMLSARTSIDDKLHGLDFADDYVTKPFHPDELAARIEVQLRKAGTAVSSDTALKLDHLSIYEKDNRIINEETGDEIILSGKQFHIFAYLLRHMGMIRTKEQIYEAVWNEPYLDGDKTLMVHIRHLREKLELDPANPVVIQTVRGVGYRVKKP
- a CDS encoding ABC transporter ATP-binding protein; this encodes MSENIIQTANLWKTYRDRAAVRELDLHIKKGDIYGFLGPNGAGKTTTIRMLLGLIKPTKGVIRVFDKDIRKDRMDILRRVGSLVEYPSYYGHLNAVENLETLRRIINVPKSRIAEVLSIVDLTKDAKRSVKGYSLGMKQRLGIASALLGEPELLILDEPTNGLDPAGIQEIRELIKRMPLEHGITVLVSSHLLSEVEQMASRVGIIREGKMVLQDTIASLHSQTGSSIRLTVSEPEEAMKLAREQGQFGQRQGSALTFPYMDNPSVALLVRRLIEQDHDVYRVEEQRQSLEDLFMRVIGEGASI
- a CDS encoding HAMP domain-containing sensor histidine kinase, encoding MDQKQYGRRRLRFGRSLMSRYIILILAAVLFVPVVLPIISIIYVVVVNNTNPNQASPYGDVTRISNLWSREAEKLDGASDEEVSTRLKQVHRKYPKSSMYRVNARGETVFILSGEDVSLVKSTSADGVTDTILKWSLNSGRTAETRIPAEWNANNTLQFMKEASYRDPLTVVAYVGGDEQDRGQGFMVIEVPRSLLQKTQNNFPMELLYLGIVMIIIFMIFIIMSILFFARIRKRLIRLQTAMMTPGKEGIPLPVDIRRSDEIGQLEESFNQMVHQLSDSRHREREEEQLRKRLIAGLSHDLRTPLTVIRGHMHALHKEVLSEQGDRSLHRMEAKMEDLGGLIDNMLSYNLLTSGKYTLKLEEKDMLRIVRETAAAWYPVWEKEEFDIDIDLPEEPLIWYVDEQGMRRILDNLFQNVIRHAARGKYIGISTQEIQGETAIVIQDRGPGMQPNSNTKGTGLGLSIVDLLIREMGLRKRVDSSDTGVRTYIYSGKGNREIPNR